One Archangium violaceum genomic window, GGCTCGAGCGTCTGCGCGGAGCCTGGCGCTCCGCCGCCCAGCGGGCCCTGCGGGCGGGCTTCGACATCATCGAATTGCACTTCGCGCATGGCTATCTGCTGAACGAGTTCCTCTCGCCCATCTCCAACCACCGCACGGACCGTTATGGCGGCAGCCTGGAGAACCGGATGCGCTTCCCGCTCGAGCTCGTGGAGCTCGTCCGCGCGGTGTGGCCCCAGGACAAGCCCGTCTTCGTCCGGGTGTCCGCGATCGACGGCGTGGAGGGTGGCTGGACCATCGACGACACGGTGGTCTTCGCCCGGGAGCTCGAGGCCCGGGGCGTCGACGTGCTCGACTGCTCGTCGGGAGGGATCGCCAACCGCTACAACGGCCCGGGGGGCCCGGGCTACCAGGTGCGCTACGCCGAGCGCGTGCGCCAGGAGACGAGGCTCGCCACCATGGCGGTGGGCGCCATCACCGACGCGGCGCAGGCGGAGGCGATCGTGGCGGAGGGCAAGGCGGACCTCGTGGCGCTGGCCCGTGAGGCGCTCGCCGAGCCCCAGTGGGCCCTGCAGGCCCGGCGCACCCTGGGGGCGGATCCGCTCGACTTCACGGACTGGCCCGTCCAGTCGGGCTTCTGGCTGGAGAACCGGGAGCGGTCGCGTCAGAAGCATCGGTAGCTCTCGTCCCGGGGGAGCTGGGGCGGATGACGCGGCGCGTCTGCCCCAGCTCGAGTTCCTTCGAGATGATGCCGGGTTCATGTTTGCATGATGGTAGGTTCATGTTCGCGCGTCCCTCGTGGCCACAATCCTGACATCGTGCGTCATGTTCCCGCGCATTCACTGACATGAATCTGGATGAACGGTCATCAGTAGCTCATGGTAGAGCCTCGCCTCCCCGTTCCAGGGAGGACACATGCTGATGAGGCGTTTCGGAGGAGTCGTCGGAGCCCTTCTCGCCGTAGCGGTCTTCGGGTGCGAGGCCCCACCGTCAGCAGAGGACGCCCCACCCTCCTTGGAGGAGCTGCGGAGCCCGCTGACGCAGGTGACGAGCTTCGGGACCAACCCCGGCAACCTGAGGATGTGGAAGTACGTCCCGGCCAACGTGCCCGCGAACGCCCCGCTGGTGGTGGCGATGCACGGGTGTACCCAGACGGCCTCCGCCTATACGAATACCGGCTGGAACGCCCTGGCGGACCAGCTCGAGTTCTACGTGCTCTACCCGGAGCAGCAGAGCGCCAACAACCAGAACGGCTGCTTCAACTGGTTCGAGCCGGGTGACATCGCACGCGGGCAGGGCGAAGCGCTCTCCATCAAGCAGATGGTCGACAAGATGAAGACCGACCACTCCATCGACGAGCGCCGCGTCTTCGTCACTGGCCTGTCCGCGGGTGGCGCGATGACGCACGTCATGGCCGCGACCTACCCGGACGTCTTCGCCGGGGCCGCCATCATGGCCGGCATCCCCTACAAGTGCGCGACCACGATGACGGCTGCCTTCAGCTGCATGAGCCCGGGCGTGGACAGGACGGCCACGCAGTGGAGGGACCTGGTCCGCGGCGCCTGGTCCGGCTACACCGGCGCCTACCCGAAGATCTCCCTCTGGCACGGCACCTCCGACTACACCGTGAAGAACACCAACCAGACGGAGGCCCTGGAGCAGTGGACGTCGGTGCATGGCATCGACATGACGGCGGACGTCAGCGACACCGTCGCCGGCTACCCCCACAAGGTCTACGAGGACGCCGCGGGCAATGCCCTGGTGGAGACGTACGCCCTCACCGGCATGGGCCATGGCACGGCCATCGACCCGGCCTACAAGTTCCCCGGCACCAGCGTGGCGTGCGGCACGGCGGGCGCCTACGTGCTCGACACGGACATCTGCTCCACCTGGTACGTGGCGAGGTTCTTCGGGCTCGACAACTCGGACACCGTCGCGCCCTCCGTCAGCATCTCCTCACCGGCGCACGGCGCCAGCCTGAGCGGGACGGTGAAGGTGACCGCCAACGCCACCGACAACGTGGGCATCGCCAAGGTCGAGTTCTCCATCGACAACACGCTCGTGGGCACCGATACGGCGGCCCCCTTCGAGTACGTCTGGAATACCGCCGCGGCCACCAACGGCACCCACACCCTGGTGGCCCGGGCCTCCGATGCCGCGGGCAACACCGCCACCTCCACCACCGTCTCCGTCACCGTGACCGGCGGCATCTCCGACACCACTCCGCCCACCGTGGCCATCACCTTCCCCACCGCCAGCGCCACCGTGGCCGGTGCCATCGACATCGCCGCCACCGCGTCGGATGACATCGGGGTGACGAAGGTGGAGTTCCTCATCGACGGAGCCGCGGTGGGTCAGGGAGTCCCCTCCCAGCAGGCAGGGCCGTATACGTACAACTGGAACACCACCGCGTATGCCACCGGGCCCCATACCCTCGTGGCCCGGGCCTCCGACGCCGCGGGCAACACCGCCCTCTCCGGCGCGGTGGTGGTGACGGTGGACCAGAACTCGGTGCGATTCACCGAGCGCTTCTCCAACGACGGCCCCGACAACGCGGGCTGGAGCCTCACCGAGTGGGCGCTCGACGCCAGCGACCAGACCGGCATGGCCGGGAGCAGGTCCATCCTCGGCTCCGCCACGCCGGCCTTCAACACCGTCACCCGCACCGCGAGCGTCGCCGTGGCGCTGACCTCCAACCCTCGGCTGACCTACTGGCGCAAGCTGGACCTCTCCGCCGCCAACACCTCGGCGTCGGTGGCCTTCAAGGTCGTCGTCAACGACGGCTCCGACCACGTGGTGGACTCGGCGTCGAAGACCGGCGTTGGCACCGTCTCCGAGTCCAGCTGGACGCAGCGCGCGGACATCGACCTGTCGGCGTACACCAACCGGAACGTCACGCTGAAGTTCATCGTCACCGGGACGGACACCGGCTCGAACGTCAGCCGCGCGAAGGCGTGGGTGGATGGCATCACCCTCGGCCCGCCGAGCGCCTCCGCCGACACCACCCCTCCCTCGGTGAACGTGAGCGCCCCGGCCAACGCCGCCACCATCAGCGGCACGGTCGACGTCACGGCGAGCGCCTCGGACGCGGGGGGCGTGACGAAGGTGGAGCTCTACATCGACGGCTCGCTGGCCGGTACCGACACCACCGCGCCGTATGTCTTCACCTGGAACACCGCGGGCGTGGCCAACGGCGTCCACTCGCTCATGGCCAAGGCCTATGACGCCGCCAACAACGTGAGCACGGACAACGACACCTCCGTGACCGTGAGCAACAGCGGCGCCGGGACGACGACCACCGTGACGTTCAGCAGCATCTCCGCGGAGGACGGGTACGTGAAGGCGAACGCCGATGGGAACGCTCCGGCCGTGGGGACCTTGAACACTCCGGCTGTCGGCAGGGGCGTGGATGCGAAGTT contains:
- a CDS encoding NADH:flavin oxidoreductase/NADH oxidase, whose amino-acid sequence is MSKLFEPITLRGVRARNRTVVSPMCQYSAVDGVANDYHLTHLGRFALGGFGIVFVEATGVSPEGRITHGDVGLWNDEQEAALARIATLLKKQGAVPAIQIAHAGRKASAQRPWQGDGPLTQADVAARGEKEGPWTTVAPSALPHAEGWHVPEALTEQGLERLRGAWRSAAQRALRAGFDIIELHFAHGYLLNEFLSPISNHRTDRYGGSLENRMRFPLELVELVRAVWPQDKPVFVRVSAIDGVEGGWTIDDTVVFARELEARGVDVLDCSSGGIANRYNGPGGPGYQVRYAERVRQETRLATMAVGAITDAAQAEAIVAEGKADLVALAREALAEPQWALQARRTLGADPLDFTDWPVQSGFWLENRERSRQKHR
- a CDS encoding extracellular catalytic domain type 1 short-chain-length polyhydroxyalkanoate depolymerase gives rise to the protein MEELRSPLTQVTSFGTNPGNLRMWKYVPANVPANAPLVVAMHGCTQTASAYTNTGWNALADQLEFYVLYPEQQSANNQNGCFNWFEPGDIARGQGEALSIKQMVDKMKTDHSIDERRVFVTGLSAGGAMTHVMAATYPDVFAGAAIMAGIPYKCATTMTAAFSCMSPGVDRTATQWRDLVRGAWSGYTGAYPKISLWHGTSDYTVKNTNQTEALEQWTSVHGIDMTADVSDTVAGYPHKVYEDAAGNALVETYALTGMGHGTAIDPAYKFPGTSVACGTAGAYVLDTDICSTWYVARFFGLDNSDTVAPSVSISSPAHGASLSGTVKVTANATDNVGIAKVEFSIDNTLVGTDTAAPFEYVWNTAAATNGTHTLVARASDAAGNTATSTTVSVTVTGGISDTTPPTVAITFPTASATVAGAIDIAATASDDIGVTKVEFLIDGAAVGQGVPSQQAGPYTYNWNTTAYATGPHTLVARASDAAGNTALSGAVVVTVDQNSVRFTERFSNDGPDNAGWSLTEWALDASDQTGMAGSRSILGSATPAFNTVTRTASVAVALTSNPRLTYWRKLDLSAANTSASVAFKVVVNDGSDHVVDSASKTGVGTVSESSWTQRADIDLSAYTNRNVTLKFIVTGTDTGSNVSRAKAWVDGITLGPPSASADTTPPSVNVSAPANAATISGTVDVTASASDAGGVTKVELYIDGSLAGTDTTAPYVFTWNTAGVANGVHSLMAKAYDAANNVSTDNDTSVTVSNSGAGTTTTVTFSSISAEDGYVKANADGNAPAVGTLNTPAVGRGVDAKFNRALFSFDTSSLPDTATLVRASLEVTRSSSSADPWAAPSGNTLTLDLKNGTFGAAATETTDYTAAATASSVAELIKFSTGSQSSTNFNAAGLAAINKTGRTQVRLQFSRNQTSTAYLFLTEGTGAVLTVEYK